From Geotalea uraniireducens Rf4:
TGCCCCATGGACTGCAATTGCCGTAATGAGCGTCACAATAAGCGTAGCGAGAAACAGGCGCACGTTCATCTGTTTTCCTTTAAATACAAAAATGCAGTTGGACACGGATTTACACGGATAAATCAAGGACATATTCCCTAACCCTTCCGGTCTTGGTTCTCGGTCTTTTAAATCCGTGAAAATCCGTACAAATCAGATTTGATCCGTGTTTAAATGCTTTTTCAAGGTTAAAATACGTCTTCGAGGATTATAGCAGAAAAGACGGGACGCGCCGCCCTTCGGCATTTCGCCGGAGAGTTTTCTTCTGGAAACGGATGGTCGATTCTGGTATGAATCAGGTGCAGGCTAAGGAATTGCTGCGCCAAAACGGAGGTATTTGAATGGAAAAGGTTTTAATCGTCGGTTGCGGAGATATGGGGAAGCGGGTGGCTGGACTGGTCATGGCGGAAGGCGCCGACGTAAGCGCCCTGGTCAGGTCTGCGGAGAAGGGGCAAAAACTGGCGGAGTTGGGGATTCAGCCGGTCGTCGGCGATCTGGACGAGCTGTCTTCACTGGCTACCCTGCCGACAAGGGACGCCCTGGTCTTTTACTTCGCCCCGCCCCCCGGAGGCGGGAACATGGACCCGCGGATGCGCTCTTTCTGCGCCTCCATCGAGGCGGGCAATGAGCCGCGTCGCGTTGTCTACATGAGCACCAGCGGGGTTTACGGCGACTGCGGAGATGCACTCGTTACCGAAGAGACGCCGCCAAACCCGCAGACCGCCCGGGCCAAGCGCCGCTATGATGCTGAAACGGTGCTCAGCGAGTGGGGGCGGGAGAGGGGGGTAGAGGTGGTCATTCTCCGCGTGACGGGCATTTACGGCCCCGGCCGCCTTCCCATCACCCAGCTTGCCAACGGCCATCCACTGCTCGATGAACGGCTATCTCCCCCGACCAACCGCATCCACGCGGAGGATCTGGCCCGGGTATGCGTTGCTGCCGCGGAAAAGGGGGATGATGGCGACATCTTCAACGTCAGTGACGGCCGGGTCGGAACCATGTCCCAGTATTTCAATGCCGTTGCCGATATTCTCGGTTATCCCAGGCCGCGCCAGATTTCCCTGGAAGAGGCCCATCGGGTGATGACTCCGCTGATGCTCTCCTATATCTCCGAGACCCGGCGCATGGGCAATGGCAAGATGCTGAAGAAGCTCGGCATAAAACTCCTCTATCCAACCCTTGAGGAGGGGTTGAAGGCATGTGTGCGGCGGGATTGAGCCGAGACGGGATTATCAGGGCCGAACCTTGACATTCTTGTTGACCCTGGAAATATTTTCTTTTTTCCTGAGATAGATTGTTGTGGACGGATTGATTTTGAACCCTTGTAGCAGGAATGACGCGTTTGATTTTATCCACCCTTTTGCTTCGAATTGATTGTCTGAGTGCTGCTGACCTTCATTGATAATCGCATGTTTTAACCCGTTTTTGTTGTCGGACTTCACGGCGTACATCAGGTCATCGGCTTTTTTCAGCATTTCATCGACCGATTCCGGTGGAACGTTGTAGGTTACCATGCCGATGCTGAAGGTCACGGGCCATCCTCTGCACTCCATGGCCGCCGCAAGTTTTCCCTGCAGCTTGGTTATGGCAGACAGCGCGTGTTCGGCGCCGGTTTCCGGCAGGATAATGACGAATTCGTCACCGCCGATCCGTGCGACGATATCCGCATAACGAACGTTATCCTGTATGGTGTCGGCGACGATGCACAGGAGGTCGTCCCCCACATGGTGCCCCTTTTTGTCATTAACGGTCTTGAAATTATCAAGGTCAATGTAGGCAACGGTGAACGAACGGTTATAGCGGCTCGACCGGTAAATTTCCTGTTCTGCAAGTTCATAGAGATAGCGGCGGTTCAGCGCCCGCGTGAGAGGGTCGATTCGCGCCAGCTTCTTTTCCTGGTCATGCTTTTCCCGTAACGTTGAAAACATGAGGCCGAGCATGAACAGATAGCTTGTTTCGATGATGAAATCCCATGAATGTAAAAATTGTGGGGATGAAGCGGGGTGTTCCAGCAGCTTGTCGATAAAGCTGGCGATGCTGCAGGACATGCAGATGAACAGCCCCGACCGTTTACCCACGAACCATGCCACGAGAAAGACCGGGATCAGATAGAAGAGTATGAAGGAGAGTTCACCGGTGAGGTAATCGATGAACGCCAGGAGAAACACCAGTGCATAGCCGGCCATCAGCAGGTAAGTTTTCGTCTTCCCTTCCAGATATGCAAAAAGCTTGTTATGGATAGTGGTGTACATGGCGATCTTCTTTTCTCTGTACCAAGCTTGGCTTCTTAATGAGAACTACAGCAAGAACCCTGCCAGCATGATCGGTGCTACAGCCATCAGTCGTCAAGAGCGCAAAATATGTGTAAAATCATTGATATGGCAGGCATCGACCGGCTGACCTTCGCTGTGTAATACTCTTATGGGTCAAGTTCTTGAGAAATCTCCTGCGGAATAACGGACAGCATGATAAGGCGGGTGTCGGCCGATGGAGGCGAAATGGAAAACCGGATGCGAACGGGGCTGCCGGATACGGTCATCCTTGTCCACGGCCTCTGGATGACAGGGGTGGAACTTTCCCTTTTGGGGTGGCGGTTGAAACGCTGCGGTTTCGAGGTGCGTTACTTCCGTTACCGCTCCTGGCGCGGAACTCTGGATGAAGCGGCACTCCGTCTCGGCAAACTGGTCGGCAAAACCGCCGGCGAAAGGGTGCATCTTGTGGGGCACAGCCTTGGCGGGATCGTCATTGCCAGAATGTTCGAGCTGTCTCCGCCGGCAAGGGCGGGGAACGTCGCTTTCCTCGCTTCACCCATGGGTGGGAGTGCTTTCGTAACGGCGCTTTTCCGCTGTCGAATCGGCCGTTTCATCCTTGGCAGGGTCATCGGCGAGGCGCTGATGGAGAACAGGCCGTTCTGGTCCCAGGGGAGGGACCTCCTTGTCATTGCCGGCACCTTGCCGCTCGGGTTCGGAGTGTTTTTCGGGGTGCCCTCTCCCCATGACGGGACAATAGCCGAGGCGGAAACCAGGGTGGCGAATGCCAAATCAATGCGGGTGAGGAGCTCTCACATGGGGATGGTTATTTCACCGGGAGTTGCTGAAATACTATGCAAGTTTTTCAGAGGTGATGATTGAGGTGTCGCAGAGAAAATCTGCTAAAAAGAAATCTGGACGGGGATGCGACCGGTAAGCCTGTCTGCAGGCCGAAAGGTTCCGCAACCATCCGGTTCGCTTGCGGAGCCTTTCGGCCATATTTAACTTTCGTATGCCGCTTATATCCAGGCGTCGCCGCCATCATACTGGAGGGCGTCTCCCTTGGTTTTTCGGCTCATCTTGAACTTTGCTTCCTTGGCGCAACATTTGAGTTTATCCAAAGCTTCCTCTTTGGCCTCACCAAGTTTTTCCCTTACCTCTTTCCCCGTTTTGGGGGTCAAGAGAAGCGTCACGCCGGCTGCGAGCACTGCGCCGGTTAAAAATGCCATCATTGCTGCGCTCTCGTTATTCCTGTTGTTTGCCATGACTCCAGCTCCTTTCTGTCGCATCATGAGAAATTATCCTGTTTATTTTTAGCACATAATTTGTCCCATGAAAACCCTTTGTTGCACGTTTATTTGAGACTTTGTTCATGCGGGCAAAGATTTGGCGGGCGAAGGGGGCTGAATATCGAGCCGGTCCGGCCGATGGTAAGGATTTTCAGTTGCCGCGGATGGAAGCTTTCCCAGTTGACACCGCTCTCTTTGCGGGTGTATTAAAACGAAGATTTCTATGCCCGGGAAAGCAGGTGGGGAGCGCATGCGTCCCCTCATTTTGGATGCCGGTAAAAATAAATATTGCCGTAAATACGGAATTGCAATTATGATCAAATCTGTTCGGTAGTGGGCTGTTCTTGTTTTTTGGGCTTGACCTTAATGGGGGTTGATGATGAGAAGATCTTTTTTTCTGCTGTTGATGTTGCTGGTTCTGGTGCTGAATCAAACGGCTCACGCCTGTGTCGGCAAGATACTTAATATCGGCATTCCCAACTCTGCCAATGAACAGCTCCTGGCGGAGATGATCGCGACCCTGGTCACCGAGAGGACCGGCACGACGGTGAAGATAATTGTCTATAAGGATGAACGTGAACTATATAAAGCAGTAAAAAAAGGTGATGTCGGCATTCTCATTGAAAATACCGATCATGCCATGAAGATGGTGGCCAAGCCGAGGGAGTCCAACGCTAAAACGGCTTACGAGACGGCAAAGAGTGAATACCGGAAAAACCTGAACCTGGTCTGGCTCGATCCCCTCGTTTCGGCAAACGGTGCTGCGGGGAGCATATATTATGCGCCGGTATTGTCGCTTGATACCCTCAGCAATCTGCCTGCCCTGCCGAAACTGATCAACAAGCTGTCCGGCATACTCAAAGAGGATGCCTACGCGAAGCTGCTCAAATCGGTGAAATCGGACGACAAGCCGAGAAAGGTGGCAAGGGATTTTCTCAAATCTAAAAAGTTGATATGATCGATTGATCCAAAGTTCCCTGATCGCCGGTCAATCATGCGCGGTAATCGATCCGTTATGGATTTTTGTTGTAACAGACTGAAGCGGTTTAGGCCGGCTGAGAGGTAACGGATGTCGAAGATCTATAGAAATCCGGACGTCATGTGGCGCGAGGAGGATGAATCCAGAGAACAGGCCAATGCAGCATTGGAAAAGGGAGAAAATGCCGAGGATATCGGGACTTCGCTCCTCTTCTCCGACGGCATGATGGTTACGCTCAACGTGCTTGGCACCGAAATATGGAAGATGTGCGATGGCAGGGAAGTGGACGAGATTGTCGCTGAACTGCTCACGCAGTTTGACGTTGAGGCGGATGTTCTTAAAAACGATGTGGCAGGTTTCCTTGAGGAGCTTGCCGAAAAAGGATTTATCCATTATGAGGAGTGATCCGACCCTTAAAGCGCCGCTCACCATCAACTGGGCAATCAACAATAACTGCAATTTCTTCTGCAGACACTGCTACAGCAGGAGCGACACAACAGAGGAACTGTCCGGCGAGGTACTCTGCGCCGCCATGAAAAGGGTCGCTGCAACAGGGGTGCTCTCCGTCAACTTCGGCGGCGGCGAGCCGCTGTTGCGCCGGGACCTGCTTGCCATCGCCTCCTGTGCAGCCGGATGCGGCATGCGGGTTTCCATGAACAGCAACGGCTACCTGATCGACGGTGAGAAGGCCGTTGCCCTGAAAAATGCCGGTTTCTCCAAGGTCGGCATCAGCATCGACAGCCATGAGGCTTTGGTCCATGACCGTTTCCGGGGAGTTGCCGGCAGCCACGAGCGGGCGGTAAACGCACTTGGCCGGCTGCGCGAAGCGGGCATCAAGACATCCATCTCCACGGTTATCTGCACCTTCAATCATGAACAGATCGACAACCTCATCGAATTTGCCCTGGCAAACAAGGTCAGCCAGCTCAATTTCCACAACTTCAAATGCTCCGGGCTCGGCCTTGCCAACAAGGACGAGCTGGACCTGACCCCTGTTCAGTGGCAGGAGTTTTACCGCAAGGCGCTGCGGGCGAAAGAACAGGTCAAGGAGCTGGACATCTCCCTCGACGACCCGATCATCGCCTCCCTCGGTCTGAAGAGCGGCAGCAGCCTGGTGAAGGGGAGCGTCTGCGGCAAGCTCTCCCTCAACATCAAATCCAACGGCGACATCACCCCCTGCGGTTTCATCCCCGTCGTCATCGGCAATATCATCCGCGATGACCTGAAAGAGATCTGGGACAACTCACCGGTACTGGAGAGACTGCGCCACAAAACCCCGACCGGCAAATGCGCCTCGTGCAGCGACTACGGTGAATGTCTCGGCGGTTGCAGCGCTCGGGCTCTGGCCATGACCGGCGATTTCAACAGCCCTGATCCCCACTGCTGGGTACCATGAATCTTACCGAATTGAAAACGCCGATCCGCCTTTACTGGGACCTGCCGTCACACCCGGCTGACACAAACCTGGATTATCCGGGTATCTGCGAGCAGATCATCTCGCTCAGGATACTGAGCCTCGGTATAACTGAAACGGCCCCCGCCGTGAGCGACGGCTGTCTGGCGATTCTGGAGAGGCTCAAAAAGCAGCCCATTGCCACATCCCTTACCGTTTCTTCTTCTGTGCTAGACACTGCTGCCCTGTCCCTCCTTCACGGCTTTAACGTCCGCCTGCTCCTGGTCCGGGCCTCCACCCTGGACGACCTGCGGGTAGTGCCCCGGCTGAAGACTTCCGATGGGGCAAAGCCACAGCTCGGTGTTTCCTTTGAGGTCAGCGCTGATAATTTCGGAATCCTGCCGGAGGTATTGTCCTATTGCGTGGAGAACGGCATCCAGCACCTGGTCCTTCCCATGCAACGGTTGAAGGCAGGCGATGATTGCTTTCAGCTGGGCAGGTCCGAGCGTGAATCGCTCTCCTCAAATCTTGCCGGGATCGACCGGCCCGCCACCATGAAGATCACTATCCACGACCCGTTTCTCTGGCGGGTGTTTTTCCCCAGCGTCTCCTTTCCCGACGGTAGTTGCCAGGCGGCAAACACCATGCTTTATATTGCCGGGAACGGCGACGTCCATCCTTGCCCTACCTTGCCGTACAAGCTCGGCAATCTTGCCGGCACTACATTGCGTGCGATTGTTGAATCAACTGGAAAAAAAGAGTTGAGGGAAAGGCTCATCAATCCCCCTGCGGGGTGCGCATGCTGCGCTGAGCTGGATCAATGCCGGGGCGGCTGCCGCGGTAGGGGATATTTTCTGACGGAATCGTGGGATGAGGCCGATCCGGGCTGTCTTTGATTTGCCAGGAGCCGCGGCACCCGTGTTTCGGCTTATTTCGCCGGCGTTTTTTTCTCGCTTGTGGTGGGCCGGTCCATTTCCATTGGAACAAGGGCGATCTCAATACGGCGGTTAAGCTTCCTCCCCTTTTGGGTGTTGTTGGAAGCCGCCGGTTGGTTGGGACCGTAACCTGTCAGGGCAAGAAGCTTCGGATTTATCTTTCCCTTCTTCTGCAGGTGCTTGACCTGAGCATCTCTTGCTTTACAAATCAAGGTTGTATGGGGTATCTTGTGGCCTGATAAATACCGAATACCTGGCCAAACTTGTTGATGATTTAACGCAGAACTTTGAACGTAGAACATAGAACTATGTAGTACGAGGTTTGCCGTGGCCACACGCATCAAGATACTTCCCGAAAACCTGACCAACAAGATTGCCGCCGGCGAGGTGGTGGAACGCCCCGCATCGGTGGTGAAGGAACTGGTGGAGAACGCCCTTGACGCCGGCTGTTCCGAGGTGGTGGTGGAGATCGAGGCAGGTGGGAGGCGGCTGATCAAGGTCACTGACTCCGGTTGCGGCATGACCCGGGAGGATGCCCTCCTGGCTCTGGAACGCCATGCCACCAGCAAGATAGCCAGCGACAGCGACCTGTTCGGCCTGGCTACCCTCGGCTTTCGCGGCGAGGCGCTCCCCTCCATTGCTTCTGTTTCCCGTTTCGCTCTCGCCACCAGGGAAAAAGGGGCAATCGAAGGAACGGAGATCTACGCCGAAGGGGGGCGGGTCAAGGAGGTCAAGGTCTGCGGCATGGCCGAAGGGACCGTGATTTCGGTGCGGAACCTGTTTTTCAACACCCCGGCGCGGCTGAAGTTCATGAAGAGCAGCGACACCGAGGCGGGGCACGTGGGGGATCTCCTCACCAAGCTGGCCATTTCCCGGCCCGATGTGCGCTTTATCTACAACAACGACGGCAGGACCATATTCCGGGCGCTGGATGCCGACCTGCGCGAGCGGGTGGCGACTCTCCTCGGCCGGGCACTGTCGGCCGACCTCTATCCGCTCGATTTTCACGACGGCCCGCTCGGCGTTACCGGATTGATCGCCAAACCGGAATGCAGCCGCTCTGCGGCTTCCCACCTATACACATACATCAACGGCCGCTTCATCAAGGACAAGGTGGTGCAGCATGCCGTGCTTCAGGCTTACCGCAACTTCATGGAGCGCGGCCGCTACCCGGTGGTGGTGCTGTTCATCACTGTTCCGGCCGATGAGGTGGATGTGAACGTCCATCCGACCAAGCACGAGGTCAGATTCCGCGAGCAGGGGAGGGTGCACGACGCCATCCAGGCGGCGTTGGAGTCGGTCCTGCGCGCCACCCCCTGGGTGCGGAAGCAGGCAGCGCCGCAACCGTTCGCTTCCCCCCCGCCGGCATCGGAGGCAAGCGCGACACGAGTTGCCGAGGTACGGGAGACCCTTGCCAGGTACAGCCCGGAAAAGCATCTGCAGCAGTCCTTTACGGTGCCGCCTGCTGCGACATTCCAGCGGCAGCAAGGCGCTGTCTCGCTTCCCGTTGCGGCCAGGGAAGACGATACCGCGTCAGACAAGACGGAGTCGAAGGGCTATTATTGTTCGCTTTCGGTTATCGGCCAGTTCAATGCTGCCTATATCCTCTGTCAGGATGGCACTGACCTGGTGATCATCGACCAGCACGCCGCCCACGAGCGGGTCGCCTTTGAAAAACTCAAGGCGCAGTTTGCCGCGGCACAAGTGGAGTCGCAACGGCTGCTTTTTCCCGAGACCATCGAGCTTTCTTTCAAGGAAGGGGCGACTCTCAGGGAGCATCTGGCTGAACTGGGCAGGCTCGGTTTTTCCCTGGAGGAATTCGGCGGCGCAACCTGGCTGTTGAACGCCGTCCCCCGTCTCTTGAGCGGCACGGACTACCTGCGCACCCTGAGGGATATCCTCGAAGAGTTGCAAACTCTCGGCAGAAGCCGTACCTTTGCCGATGCACTGGAAGAAATCCTTTCCCGCATCGCCTGTCACAGTGTGGTGCGGGGCATCCATCCCCTGAACGGGCAGGAGATCAGTGCCCTCTTTGCCCAGATGGATGCCACCGAGTTTTCCAGCAACTGCCCCCACGGCAGGCCGGTGCTGCGCAGCTTGACCCTTCCCGAGATCGAGCGGATGTTTAAAAGGTAGTGAAAGGCGGTCGGTGGTCGGTGGTCGGTGGTCGGTGGTCGGTGGTCGGTGGTCGGTGGTCGGTCGGCAGTGGATGGTGGATGGTGATGTTGATGGTCGATGGTGAAGACAAAATAAAACTGATAATTATCGTCGGGCCGACCGCTTCCGGCAAGACCGAACTGGCGGTTCGTCTGGCTGAGCGTTTCGATGGGGAGATTGTCAATGCCGATTCCATGCAGGTCTATCGCGGTATGGACATCGGCACGGCAAAGCCTTCGCCGCAGTTGAGGCAACGCGTTCCCCATCACCTCGTCGATATTGTCACACCGGACGTGAATTTTTCCGCCGCTGATTTCCGCAGGGAGGCTGCTGCTGCCATTGACGACATCCATAGTCGCGGCAAGAGCGTCTTCGTTGTCGGTGGAACCGGGCTTTACATCCGGGCACTGCTCCAGGGGCTGGTCGATTCTCCCAGCGGCGACGAATCCATTCGCCGGGAACTTGTCGAACTGGCGCAAACAGTGGGCAACGAGGAGCTGTTGCGCCGGCTTGCCCTGGTCGATCCTGAAACGGCGGAACGCCTCCACCCCAATGACCGGCTGCGGATTATCCGCGCCCTGGAGGTATACCGCCAGACCGGCCGGCCCATATCCACGTTCAGGAGCGAGCACGGGTTTGCCGATACCTATTACGATTGCCTTAAGATCGGCCTGCGCGTTGAGCGGCAGGAACTTTATCGCCGCGTTGAGAGCCGGGTCGAGGTGATGATCGAGCAGGGGCTCATCGCCGAGGTGGAGGGGCTTTTACGTGCCGGTTACACTCCCGATCTGAAGTCAATGCGCTCCATTGGCTACAAGGAAATATGCGCCTATCTTGCCGGTGAATGTACGCTGGACGAGGCGGTACAGTTGATAAAAAGGGATACGAGACACTACGCAAAGCGGCAAATGACCTGGTTTAATAAAGATTTTGAAATTAATTGGGTTGAATATCCTGAGAGTTTTGCTACTATTTGTAACCATGTGATAGAATTTTTTGCTTAAAGGAGAGGATCATGCCGAAAGCACCGTTCAATATCCAGGATCAGTATCTGAATCAGGCGCGCAAGGAGCGGGTCAAGGTTACTGTGCAGCTCATGGCCGGTACCAAGATGGAAGGGTATATCAAGTCTTTCGATAATTTCTCCGTGCTCATGGAAGTCCAGGGGGACATTCTTATCTATAAGCATGCCATCTCAAGCATAACATCAGTGGACGGCACGTTCCGCCTGCACCAATAGCATTTGTCTGCTTCAACCAAAGAACAGCAATTCCTGCATCAATCAGATTTGATCGGCGATAAAATGTTTTTTCAGGATAAAGCGTGTAGGGGTGGCCTGACGGGTCTCCCCTACACGCATTTCAACATCCGGTACTTAACCAATGAACAATAAAGAAAAATTCCTGGCCGTTCTTGCCGGGCTTTTATGCATAGGCGCAATCATTCTGGTTTATTTTTCGGTGACCATTTTCCTGCCGGTGTTTATAGCCCTGATCCTTACTTATATCCTCAATCCGCTCGTCGTCATGCTCGTGAAGAGGGGGATGAACCGGACAGTGGCCATCATTGCCGTTTTTTGTTTCCTCGTTCTTCTGGCAATGCTTACCGGCTTCCTCTTTATCAGCTCTCTGAAGGCCGAATTCAGCACCGTGCAGATAAACCTGCCGGAATACGCCGGCCGGCTTTATGGGTACATTCCCGGAGAGGTCAAGACCTATCTGGATATCGAAACTCCCGCAAAGGCCTACCAGCACCTGAACGCCGCACTGGAAGAGCTGCGCGGCATCTCTTTCAACCTGTTCAAAGAGACCTTTGCAGTCGTTACCCGGGCCTTCAGCTCTACCCTTGCCTTTATCCTTGCCGTGCTCGGCTATTTCATCACCCCGATCTATCTTTACTATTTCCTCAGCGACCTGTCCGAAATGAAAAGCGGTATGCTCGACCTCATCCCCGAACGCCACCGGGACCGGTTGCGGGAGAGAGTAGGTGAGGTCAATGAGGTCTTGTCCGCCTTTGTTTGCGGCCAGTTGTCGGTCTGCGCCATCCTTGCCGTGCTCTACAGCATCGGCCTTTATGTTATCGGCATCGACCTGGCGGTGCTGATCGGAACGCTGGCGGGCGCCCTGTTCATCATCCCCTATTTCGGCACCATCCTCGGCATAATTTTCTCCATGACCATGGCGCTGCTCAAATTCCACGACTTTCTCCACCCGCTTCTCTGCCTGGGCTGGTTCGCCCTGGTTCAGGCTGCGGAAGGAGGGATCATTACCCCGAAAATCGTCGGGGACAAGGTCGGCCTGCACCCAATCATCACCATTCTGGCGCTACTGATCGGCGGCCAGTTGTTCGGCATTTTCGGCATGCTCCTGGCGGTGCCGGTGACCGCTGTTTTGAACGTATTTTTCCGCTCGCTGCTCGATTATTACCGGAGAACAGCCTACTATAAAGGTGCCTGATGGACGGATTACTCATTGAAAAAGTCATGCCCGGCAGCGTTGCCTCCGAGCTGGAAATAGAGGCGGGTGATCGGCTCCTGGCCATAAACGGCCACCGGTTGCGGGATATAATCGACTATAACTTTTTCTCGGCCGATGAGGAACTGACCCTGGAAGTGGTCAAAAGCGACGGCGAGGTGTGGGAGATCGAGGTCGAACGGGATGAGTCCGAGCCGCTCGGCCTGATGTTCCCGGCGCCGGTTCCGGCCCAGTGCGGCAACAAGTGCGTTTTTTGTTTCGTTCACCAACTTCCCAAAGGGCTGCGCGCACCGCTCTATGTGAAAGATGAGGATTATCGCCTATCCTTTTTGTACGGCAATTACGTCACCCTTGCCAACATCGGTCGTGCGGAGGTCGAACGGATCAAAGAACAGCGACTGTCGCCGCTTTACATCTCCGTTCACGCAACCGATCCCCTGTTGCGGGAAAAGCTGCTCGGCAAGTCCGGGATCGTTCCGATCCTTGAGGTTATGGAGGAGCTTGCCGCTGCCCGCATCACCATGCACACCCAGGTAGTGCTCTGCCCCGGAATCAATGACGGCAGTTTCCTGGAGCAGACGGTCAATGACCTGGCGGCCCTTTATCCCCTGGTTGCCTCGCTGGCGGTGGTGCCGTTGGGATTGACCCGGCATCGCAAAGGTCTGCCGGAGCTGCGACCGGTGACCAGTGACTACGCCGCCGACCTGATTGCAGCCTGGCAACCGCGTGCGAAGGAGCTTGCCGGGCGGTTGGGCGAACCGTTTCTCTTCTTCGCCGACGAGTTTTTCATCAAGGCCGGCCTTCCGTTTCCTCCCATTGAGGAGTACGGGGATTTTCACCAGGTGGAAAACGGGGTAGGGATGGTGCCGCTCTTTCTCGATGAGGCCGCCGAAGTTCTCGACCAGGCTCAACCTTTGCAGCCCGCTACGATTACCGTTGTCACCGGCGAGTCACCTTATCAGTATCTTAGCGATTTCCTCCGCAACCTGGGGCAAAAAACCGGCATTACCTTTCGTCCAGTGGCGATCAGAAATCGTCTGTTCGGCGATAGTGTCACCGTTACCGGTCTGGTTTCCGGTCGGGATATCATTGACGGTCTCCGGGAGGTGGAGGTCGGGGATTTGGTCCTGATCCCCGATGTGATGTTGAAAGAGGGGGAGGGTGTGTTTCTCGACGACTTGTCTGTGGCCGATCTGCAGGATGCCTTGCACAAGGAAATAGTTGTTGTGGAATCGACGCCGTGGGGAATATACCGGGCGATTACCGGGGTTTAGGCGGTTTGTCCCACGAACATCGAACGGGGGATAACCTATGCAAAATTCTTGGACGGCTGTACCGCTATTTCTTATGCGGCTTGGTCTGGCGCTCTTCTTTCTGCTGTCGCTTCCGAGGGGGGGAGAATGTCACGCCGAGCGATCGGTTCTCAGGGTCAGTGACCGAAAGATAATCAGCTTCAGTCGGATGATGGACGAAATCAAGGGCACCCAGGTGGTGGTTATCGGCGAAAACCACGACAACCCCGAACATCATCAATTGCAGCTTGACGTCATTGACGCTTTCCATCAGGCAGACAGACCGCTGGTGATAGGTCTGGAGATGTTCAACGCCGACAATCAGCGGCAGCTCGACCGCTGGATTGCGGGAAAACTGGACAAACCGAGCTTTATCCGACTCTATTACGACAACTGGCGGATGCCGTGGTCTTTGTACAGTGAAATTTTCCTCTATGCCCGTGACCATGGGATTCCGCTTCTAGGTCTTAACATTGAGCAGGGTATACCCCAGAAAGTGGCACGCCGGGGATTTGGATCGCTTACGCGCAAAGAATTGAAAAAAGTGCCATCCGGCATCACCTGTGATGTGGATGCTGCCTACATGGCGTTCATAAGACGTGCCTATACAACCCACACCAGGGACGAGAAATCCTTTGTCCATTTCTGTGAAGCCCAGAAATTGTGGAACGTGGCAATGGCTTCGCGAATCATCGGTTATTTTGAAAAGCATGTCGGACAAACCATGGTGGTTCTTACTGGGACAGGCCATGCGCTGAAAAGGGGAATGCCTGCGGAGATAGGGCAGTCCTCGCATCTGACATATAAGGTTATACTCCCGGAATTTCCTGAAATGGCAAGGAAAGACGTTACAGTTAACGACGCTGATTACATGATTCTGGAGTGAGCACCTTCGATATGGTAATAAAAAACAAGGGGACAGTCTGGTCGGCTGTCCCCTTGTTTTAGTATGTCGATTGTAATGGCCCTCTTCGTCACTTCTGAAGTTAATTGCCGCTATTCGTCAGTTTTGCCTTCCGCCTTTCCTTGTCCTGGTACTTGTC
This genomic window contains:
- a CDS encoding GeoRSP system SPASM domain protein — its product is MNLTELKTPIRLYWDLPSHPADTNLDYPGICEQIISLRILSLGITETAPAVSDGCLAILERLKKQPIATSLTVSSSVLDTAALSLLHGFNVRLLLVRASTLDDLRVVPRLKTSDGAKPQLGVSFEVSADNFGILPEVLSYCVENGIQHLVLPMQRLKAGDDCFQLGRSERESLSSNLAGIDRPATMKITIHDPFLWRVFFPSVSFPDGSCQAANTMLYIAGNGDVHPCPTLPYKLGNLAGTTLRAIVESTGKKELRERLINPPAGCACCAELDQCRGGCRGRGYFLTESWDEADPGCL
- a CDS encoding GeoRSP system PqqD family peptide chaperone, with amino-acid sequence MSKIYRNPDVMWREEDESREQANAALEKGENAEDIGTSLLFSDGMMVTLNVLGTEIWKMCDGREVDEIVAELLTQFDVEADVLKNDVAGFLEELAEKGFIHYEE
- a CDS encoding esterase/lipase family protein; the protein is MENRMRTGLPDTVILVHGLWMTGVELSLLGWRLKRCGFEVRYFRYRSWRGTLDEAALRLGKLVGKTAGERVHLVGHSLGGIVIARMFELSPPARAGNVAFLASPMGGSAFVTALFRCRIGRFILGRVIGEALMENRPFWSQGRDLLVIAGTLPLGFGVFFGVPSPHDGTIAEAETRVANAKSMRVRSSHMGMVISPGVAEILCKFFRGDD
- a CDS encoding GeoRSP system radical SAM/SPASM protein — protein: MRSDPTLKAPLTINWAINNNCNFFCRHCYSRSDTTEELSGEVLCAAMKRVAATGVLSVNFGGGEPLLRRDLLAIASCAAGCGMRVSMNSNGYLIDGEKAVALKNAGFSKVGISIDSHEALVHDRFRGVAGSHERAVNALGRLREAGIKTSISTVICTFNHEQIDNLIEFALANKVSQLNFHNFKCSGLGLANKDELDLTPVQWQEFYRKALRAKEQVKELDISLDDPIIASLGLKSGSSLVKGSVCGKLSLNIKSNGDITPCGFIPVVIGNIIRDDLKEIWDNSPVLERLRHKTPTGKCASCSDYGECLGGCSARALAMTGDFNSPDPHCWVP
- a CDS encoding GGDEF domain-containing protein — protein: MYTTIHNKLFAYLEGKTKTYLLMAGYALVFLLAFIDYLTGELSFILFYLIPVFLVAWFVGKRSGLFICMSCSIASFIDKLLEHPASSPQFLHSWDFIIETSYLFMLGLMFSTLREKHDQEKKLARIDPLTRALNRRYLYELAEQEIYRSSRYNRSFTVAYIDLDNFKTVNDKKGHHVGDDLLCIVADTIQDNVRYADIVARIGGDEFVIILPETGAEHALSAITKLQGKLAAAMECRGWPVTFSIGMVTYNVPPESVDEMLKKADDLMYAVKSDNKNGLKHAIINEGQQHSDNQFEAKGWIKSNASFLLQGFKINPSTTIYLRKKENISRVNKNVKVRP
- a CDS encoding glycine betaine ABC transporter substrate-binding protein gives rise to the protein MMRRSFFLLLMLLVLVLNQTAHACVGKILNIGIPNSANEQLLAEMIATLVTERTGTTVKIIVYKDERELYKAVKKGDVGILIENTDHAMKMVAKPRESNAKTAYETAKSEYRKNLNLVWLDPLVSANGAAGSIYYAPVLSLDTLSNLPALPKLINKLSGILKEDAYAKLLKSVKSDDKPRKVARDFLKSKKLI
- a CDS encoding SDR family oxidoreductase — translated: MEKVLIVGCGDMGKRVAGLVMAEGADVSALVRSAEKGQKLAELGIQPVVGDLDELSSLATLPTRDALVFYFAPPPGGGNMDPRMRSFCASIEAGNEPRRVVYMSTSGVYGDCGDALVTEETPPNPQTARAKRRYDAETVLSEWGRERGVEVVILRVTGIYGPGRLPITQLANGHPLLDERLSPPTNRIHAEDLARVCVAAAEKGDDGDIFNVSDGRVGTMSQYFNAVADILGYPRPRQISLEEAHRVMTPLMLSYISETRRMGNGKMLKKLGIKLLYPTLEEGLKACVRRD
- a CDS encoding YtxH domain-containing protein, encoding MANNRNNESAAMMAFLTGAVLAAGVTLLLTPKTGKEVREKLGEAKEEALDKLKCCAKEAKFKMSRKTKGDALQYDGGDAWI